The region CTATTAAAAGGCCAAATTCTAATTCTTATTTTATAAGCCTTTCGCCATCTTATGACGGAGTTATATATGCCTTATATTATGATGCAGCTTTAAATGAGAACATTCTTTACTATAAAGTAATGCCAAATGGAAATTTAAAGTCAGTTTCGGTTCCACTTGATAATCCTGTGGGTATACATGCACTAAATAATGGTTACGTAGTTATATATGAACTTGGGAGGGGGCTTTATCTCATGGGAGTTACAGCAGTTGCAGAAGAAATCAGAGATAATTTAGAGTTTTTATTTGTTCCATCACTAATTTATGATTTTCTTGAGGTGAAGGGCATAAAGAGTCCTATAAGATATACAATTTATAGTGTTTTGGGAAGAAAATTGGGGCAGGGTTTGCTTAGTGGTAAGGTAGAAACTAAAATAAACTTGAATAATTTGAAATCTGGAGTTTATCATATAAATATTGATAAAAAAATATTTAGATTTATAAAATTTTAGGCCCCGTAGCTCAGGTGGTTAGAGCATACGCCTGATAAGCGTAAGGTCGGTGGTTCAAGTCCACCCGGGGCCACATAGTAATGTAGGAGGAACAGTATGAAAAAAATAGTGGTGAGTTTCTTTCTACTTACAGGTCTTCTCATTGCGACAGAAACAAGAGTCAGAACCCTAGGAGGAGTTGTTGACTTTCTGAAGGATGATGTTTTGGCCTTAACTTATCCCTCTCAAATTACATCTTTTCCAAGCCTCTGTGTTCTTGAAGCTTTTGATCTCGGAACTTTAACAACAAACAATTCCTATTTAAAGGGTTATTTTGGTATCGGAGAAAATCACTCCCTTGGAGTTTTTGGAGCCTACCTAAATATACCGGTTTATATGTATCTTGATACAATGATTAGGGGCTTAATGTTTTCTTATGGAAAATATTTTGGAGAAAAATTTACACTTGGATTTAATATTGGTTTTTCTAATTATAGTATGACAACAGAAGATACTATTGCTGATTATAAGAATAAGGAAGAAGCAAGGGTATTTTTATTAAATCCAGGTTTTACTTTTTATTTTTCAGAGTCCCATTTTGTTGATGTGGCTTTAAATTTTGCAAGTCGCTCCTTTAGTCGAAAATTTCAGCGACCTGTAGATACAACAAAAGCAAAGGGAACACAAGATATGTCATTTGATGTTAGATATTTTAGATCCCTTTCAGAGTATACAAATTTTGTTGTTGGTTTTCATTTTCAAACATCTGATCGGTCAATAGAAAGAAGAATAGGTGGTAATACTGTAGATTCTACTCACAAAATTTCAAGTTTTAACTTGAACACTGGTTTTAACATTCAACCTGTTGATGTTTTAAGTTTGATTTTAGGAGTTCAAATCGTAAATCTTACAAATAAGTATGGAGACTCAAGAAAAGAAGTAGATTTTTCAATAAATTCAATTTTAGGTCTTGAAGCAGATCTTGGAAAATGGTTTGTAGTGAGACTTTCAGCGAGAAAGGCTCTTTTATCGACTTCTAAAGATGAATTTCTTGACAATAGAACCAAGTTTACAGAAACAACTCAAGGACTTCTTCCTGTTATAATAGGACTTGCCTACAAAAGAGGAAATTTAAGAATAGATGCAGAAGCTTCACCTGATATTTTTTACAACGGTCCTTACTTTATAACAGGAACTCCAAGTACTTTCTTTACCTCAATAAGCATTCTTTATTCCTTTTAGTAAATCATAAAAATTCGAAAAATTTAGGGGGAAGGGGGGATAAGATTCCTCTCTTCCCCTTGTTTTTTAAAAATCCAAGAGAATTTTCAGTATGGGAATAAAAAATGATAGATGGATAAAGGAAATGGTAAAAAAATTTAAGATGATAGACCCTTTTGCTGAAAATCTTGTTACAGAGAAAGTAATATCCTATGGAGTTTCCTCCTATGGCTATGATGTAAGAATCGCCGATGAGTTTAAGATTTTTACAAATGTCTTTTCCAGTATAGTTGATCCAAAAAATTTTGATCCCAGGTCTTTTGTAGAATTTAAAGGTAAAGAGTGTATTATACCTCCAAATTCTTTTGCCCTTGGAAGAAGTGTAGAGTATTTTAGAATCCCAAGAAATGTGCTTGGAATATGTCTTGGTAAATCTACTTACGCAAGATGTGGAATAGTTATAAATATAACCCCACTTGAACCTGAATGGGAAGGTTATATAACAATAGAGATTTCTAATACTACACCTCTTCCCGCTAAGATTTACGCAAATGAAGGTATAGCGCAGGTTATATTCATTGAGGGCGACGAGATTTGTGAAGTTTCCTATAAAGATAGAAAAGGAAAGTATCAAGGTCAAAAAGGTATCGTACTTCCAAGAATTTGATCTTTATACACTTTCTAACTTTAGTGATTTTAGAAAAAGAGAAAGAAAAAATAAAGTTTTATTTAAATTTATTGTGGAGAGAAAATTACAAAGAAGCAATAGAAATTGAAAGAAGTTATTTTTCTAAATATAAAGATCATCCAATTTTTTATACTTTAAAAACTATAAGGTATTTTGATTATTTTCTTGATAACTATGAGCCAGACTCCGAAAAAGAGTTTCTTGAAAGTATTGAAAGGGGAATTAGTCTATGTGAGAAATTGGAGGAAAAAGATAAAGAGATAAGATTTTTAAAGGGGGTCTTGATTGCCTATTCCTCGATGTTTGAAGGAATAAAAGAAAACTATCTTGAGGCCCTCGTTAGGGGTTTTAAAGCCTATAACATAATTAAAAAATTTAAGAAATACCCAGATGCATATCTTGCTTTAGGTATGTATAACTACGGAGCAAGCGTCTTACAAAAATATGTTGGAAAAACATTCATAAAAGGCGATAGAAGAGAACAGGGGATAAGAGAGATAAAGTATGCAATGTCAAATGGAGTTTTTATGAAAGCGTACTCCTATGATGCCTTAATAGAAATTCTCTTGAGAGAAAAGATGAGAGATAGTGCAATCAAGTGGGCAGAAAGGTTTTATAGTGAATTTGGAGAAACTCGTAGAACTCTTTTTGCATTAGGAAAAGCTTACAAAAAGAGCGGCTATTTTCAAAGGGCAGAAGAAATCTACTTAAAACTTTTAAAAGTAGTAGATAATCAAGATTCAGACTATAACAAGGGTATTGTACGCTTATACCTCTCCGAATGTTACTACGTTTTAAACAAAGATAGAGAAAAGGCAAAAGAACTACTTAAAGAGGCTGAATTTTTTCTTAATAGGAGCAGATGGTATAGAAAAGACAAAGTTATTAACTATTTGAATAAGTTAAAAGTTCAAAAATTTTTTAGGTAGAAAGACTTTTTATTTTATTCTTCCAAAATTCAGTTTCTTTTAGTATTTTTTCTAAATCAATTGTTTTAAATTCACCGTTTTTTAGGATCCACTTGCCTTTTACCATAACGCTTTCTATGCTTTCTCTACCAGCAGCATAAACAATATAAGAATAGGGATCATAAAAGGGAACTGTTCCATCTCTTTGAGGATTAAATACTATAAGATCTGCAGATTTCCCCTCTATAAGTTCTCCTGAATCAAAACCAAGTGCTAAAGCTCCAATTTTAGTAGCCATGTTAAAAACTTCTTTTGCACTTAGTATTAAGGGATCAAGATTTACTCCTTTATGTACCAGGGATACAAGCTTCATTTCCCTTAAAATGTCTAAATTGTTGTTTGAGGACGCACTATCTGTCCCAATAGTAATTTTTAATCCTTTTTCAAGGTATCTTTTTATGGGTGCAATACCAGAGGCAAGTTTAAGATTACTTGATAAGTTGTGAGAAATGTAAAAATTTTTATCTTTTAAGAAATCTGTTTCATCTTCTGTTAAATAGACACAGTGGGCAGCAATTACCTTTAGGTCAAATAGTCCTAAATCATTGAGGTAAAAAATTGGTGTTTTTCCAAATTTTTTAACAGATTCTTCTATTTCTCCTCTTGTTTCAGAAATATGAATATGTATAGGTAGATCGTACTTTTTTGCTAGGTTTATACACCCAATAATTGTTTCTTTTGAGCAGGAGTAAATTGCATGGGGTCCAGGGATTACCCTTATTCTTTCATTTTCAATGTATCTATTTATTAATTTTTCAGTTTTTTCTAATGCCTCTTTTGAATTTTTGTAGTAAGGTGTCTCAAAATCAAGGATTCCAACAGATAAAAGTGCGTAAATTTGGGATTCTTCAATAACTTCTGCTACTTCTTCTTCAAAGAAATACATGTCGACAAAGCCTACTGTTCCAGATTTTATCATTTCGATGAGGCCAAGGTAAGTTCCTGCTCTTACGTATTCTGGAGATAGTAGTTTAGATTCAAGGGGCCAAATGTACTTTGTTAGCCATTCAATGAGTGGTAAATCATCGGCAAAACCTCTCAGCAAGGTCATTGGGATATGGGTGTGAGTATTAAAAAATGCGGGGGAAACAATTTTATTACTTAGGTCTAGAGTTTCTTTAGCTTGTAGATTTGGTTCTTTTTCAGAAACTAAGGTTATCTTGCCGTCTTTTATTCCGAGGAATCCCTTTTCTATGAATTTATTTTTATTTTGGATAATGAGTGGGTTTTTAAGGAGTATGTCTAAGTTATTCAATTAAATTTAAAGAGGCGGCGCCCGGAATTGAACCGAGGTAAGCGGTTTTGCAAACCGCTGCCTATGCCACTCGGCCACGCCGCCCTTCTTTAATTATTTTAATCTATTTTTTTAACAAATTCAATACCTAAATAGCCTTTTTACTCTCTCTTTTTCTTAACTCCTCAATAAAAACATCTATATTTCCATCTAAAACATCTTCAAGGTTATATACAGTTATAGGTATCCTATGATCTGTAACCCTATTCTGTAAAAAATTGTATGTTCTAATCTTTTCACTTCTATCCTGGGTTCCAATTTGTTCTCTCCTTAGTTCTCTTAATTCTCTTTCTTTCTTTTGTTTTTCGTACTCATAGAGTCTCAATTTCAAAATTCTTAGTGCCTTTTCCTTATTTCTATGCTGTGACCTTTCGTCTTGGCACTGCACAACAATACCTGTTGGAATATGCCTAATTCTTACTGCTGAATCAGTTTTCTGCAGGTGTTGTCCGCCTGGACCACTTGCTCTTTTTGTCTCTATTTCAATATCCTCAGGTTTAATTTCTATTTCAACATCCTCAACTTCAGGAAGAACAGCGACTGATGCTGTTGAGGTATGTATTCTACCGCTTGCTTCAGTAACAGGGACTCTTTGGACTCTATGGACTCCGCTTTCGTATTTAAGCATCTTATAGGCACCTTTTCCTTCCACAAGTAATACTGCCTCTTTAATACCCCCTAAGTCACTTTCTCTCATATCTGTTATAGAACATTTAAACCCTTTTCTTTCACAAAATTTTAGGTACATTCTTAAAAGATCTCTTGCAAACAGTGCTGCTTCCTCACCTCCTGCTCCTGCTCTGATTTCTATTATGCAGTTATTTTCTTCACTTTCGTTTTCGACGTCTAAAAGTAAAACTAAAAGTTCATTTTTTTCACTCAATTTTTTTTCTTTCTCTTCTTCCAAATACTCTCTCATTTCAGAATCTTTTTCGCTTTTTATCATACTTTCTATTTCTTTAATCTCCTTGTCTAAAGCGATAATCTTTTCTGCAATTTCAGCCTTTTCCTTTATTTTTTTATATTCTTTATTTAATTCTGTAAGTTTTCTTTTGTTCTTAATATTCTCAGGCTTCGAGAGTTCCTTTTCAATTTCCTCTTTTTTCTTTATTATTTCCAGTAGATTTTCCATAGTCCTCCTGTCCTATAAGGGATTTAAAAGGTGAGTTTTTCACGCGTAATAACTTTAGTACTCATGGATACGACTCCACCGAAAGTTTCTGTTTCACTTTTTATTGTTAGATACCTTTTCTCTCTAAAAAATTTTTTAAAACCTGTTTCAAGTATTTTTATGTTTCAATTATTTCAACGTTTGCTCGAGGCACTGTTACACGCCTTCCATCTTTAAGTTCTACTTCAAGAATTCTAACTTTAGACTCTGTGTCTATAACTCTAAGTTCTGGAGGAAGAGAGACAACTTTTCCTATTTCACCAAAGTAGGGATCTCTAATTATTCTAACTATCGTTCCCTTTGCAAGACCTTCTTTAAGAGTATCCTCTTCCTTTACTTCTTGAATTTCCTTATAGGGAATAATTATTTCAGGTCTTATCACACCTGCTCTTATTTGTGTAGCCCCATTTATTGAGCACTTTTCTCCCTCTCTTTTTTTGAGAAGCTCAAATGTTCTTTTTGCCATTTCGAGTCTACCAAATCCTTCTGTGAGAATTAAAGTTATCTTAAGTGGTTCAGAACCTGTAATTGCAACTCCTATATCATATCCGAGGAATTTTCTTAAGTTTTCATCATCTATTCCACCCACAACACAACCAACCACGTTGAGCTCTTCAAGTTTTTTGAGGACTTCTGCGGTTATAAAACTACCACCTACAACAATTAAACTATCAGAATCATCACCTATTCTTGCCAGCTTATCTATTTTTAGTTCTTCATCAGGAGAGTCAACAAGAACCTTTAGTTTTCCTATTTTTTCCCCACCAACACCAAAGATACCCTGAATAAATGTAGCTGTAGTTTTCATAATTACTCCTTCCTCAGGTATGATTTCTTCTACAACGCCATCAAAGTAAGCTTTTACCTCAACTGGTATAGGAGGTTCTCTTATAATCACTTGACCTGTAACAAGTGATATCTGTTCTATTTTCCCATCGACCGGGGACTTTACTTCAGTTTTAAAAAGCCCAAAAAAACCTTTACTTATTGCAATAACTTCATCTTTTTTAACTTCTTGTCCTTCTTTTTTTATCATGAAGTTTGGAAGCTCAGTAGGGGATACTCCAAGGAGTCCTGCTACATTAACTGGATGAACGTTTCCAGGCAAAAGTGTTCTAGCAACAACATCTTCAGCCTTTACATAATTACCCTTTTTAACAATCACCTCACCCTTGAGGGGAAGCCTTCTTTCTTTAAAAATTAAAGTTTTTTCAGAAACTTTTAAACCCGGTGTATACGCATGCGCCATATAAAGATTATAAGATATTGATAAAAATTTCACAAAATTTTTATAATATAATCTACCTTTCAAGGGAGGAAAATTTAATGAAAGAATACAAATT is a window of Candidatus Hydrothermales bacterium DNA encoding:
- the dcd gene encoding dCTP deaminase, which gives rise to MGIKNDRWIKEMVKKFKMIDPFAENLVTEKVISYGVSSYGYDVRIADEFKIFTNVFSSIVDPKNFDPRSFVEFKGKECIIPPNSFALGRSVEYFRIPRNVLGICLGKSTYARCGIVINITPLEPEWEGYITIEISNTTPLPAKIYANEGIAQVIFIEGDEICEVSYKDRKGKYQGQKGIVLPRI
- a CDS encoding amidohydrolase, yielding MNNLDILLKNPLIIQNKNKFIEKGFLGIKDGKITLVSEKEPNLQAKETLDLSNKIVSPAFFNTHTHIPMTLLRGFADDLPLIEWLTKYIWPLESKLLSPEYVRAGTYLGLIEMIKSGTVGFVDMYFFEEEVAEVIEESQIYALLSVGILDFETPYYKNSKEALEKTEKLINRYIENERIRVIPGPHAIYSCSKETIIGCINLAKKYDLPIHIHISETRGEIEESVKKFGKTPIFYLNDLGLFDLKVIAAHCVYLTEDETDFLKDKNFYISHNLSSNLKLASGIAPIKRYLEKGLKITIGTDSASSNNNLDILREMKLVSLVHKGVNLDPLILSAKEVFNMATKIGALALGFDSGELIEGKSADLIVFNPQRDGTVPFYDPYSYIVYAAGRESIESVMVKGKWILKNGEFKTIDLEKILKETEFWKNKIKSLST
- the prfA gene encoding peptide chain release factor 1 is translated as MENLLEIIKKKEEIEKELSKPENIKNKRKLTELNKEYKKIKEKAEIAEKIIALDKEIKEIESMIKSEKDSEMREYLEEEKEKKLSEKNELLVLLLDVENESEENNCIIEIRAGAGGEEAALFARDLLRMYLKFCERKGFKCSITDMRESDLGGIKEAVLLVEGKGAYKMLKYESGVHRVQRVPVTEASGRIHTSTASVAVLPEVEDVEIEIKPEDIEIETKRASGPGGQHLQKTDSAVRIRHIPTGIVVQCQDERSQHRNKEKALRILKLRLYEYEKQKKERELRELRREQIGTQDRSEKIRTYNFLQNRVTDHRIPITVYNLEDVLDGNIDVFIEELRKRESKKAI